The Eremothecium cymbalariae DBVPG#7215 chromosome 7, complete sequence genome contains the following window.
CACAACTGAAATCATCAAGAATTGTGGTACTGCAGGTCTCGAGTCGAGAGCATGCAAAAACAGTCTCTCCCACGCACATCACCTCGGGGTATATGCGTCTCTGCAGGAATTACATATAAATACTGAGGAGCCAGTACTGGACGAACTGGACAAACTGGACAAACTGGAAGACCCTGACGAACTATACATATATGACTTATTAGGAGACCTATAATTAAACAGAAATGGTATGTAAAGATAATTTGACAAAATATCCAATGACTTTgttatcacgtgacaaaatttgttgcatatataatacatttTGGaatgtttgaaaataataagaGGGCTTTTTTTGGCATATATCACAGAGAAACTGGCCAACTACGATTTAGTAGTAAAAAGATACATTCATTTCAAGTGTCTACACTGTTTAACAGACGGGAGCACACGTTAAACTGAAGTATGACCAATATATTTAGACTGGGTGGCGATCTCTCGCATTTGGCGAGCATTCTGATTCTGATAAACACCATAACGAAAACTAAATCCGTGGATGGAATTTCGTTAAAGACTCAAGTTTTGTATGTGTTGGTGTTTATTACTCGTTACATTGATCTATTCACAAAATGGTATTCGTTTTACAATActatgatgaagatattctTTATAACCTCTTCAATATATGTGGTGTTTGTCATTAAGCAATCAAAGAGAACGAATCCAGTTGGTTTCCAAAACATGATTACCCGTGACACTTTCAAGATTAGGTTCTTAATTGGGTTTGCTGCTTTAATGGCGTTGTTGTTTCATCGTAAATTTTCTATCGTTGAGTTGTTCTGGTCTTTTTCAATGTGGTTAGAGAGTGTTGCCATTTTACCCCAGTTGTTTATGCTGTCTAAAGCCGGAAAAGCTGATACATTGACCACCCACTATATCTTTGCTTTGGGTTTGTATCGTACATTGTACATTCCAAATTGGATCTGGAGGTATTTTGCAGAAAACAGATACGATAAGTTGTCGATAGTCACTGGCATTCTACAAACTCTCGTGTACTCGGACTTTTTCtacatatattataaaaaggtAATAAAGGAGGGCACCGGCTTTGAATTACCTGTGTGAAATACCAGATATCGTGTTGCATTGCACAATTTCAAAGGTGAATGAGTACTCATAACTTCTGTGCATATATGTGTATCTATGTATGCCTTGATATTTAAATGCAGGATACTTTTACTTTTTTaagaagaaaattaaaatttacaaatcttgaatcatcattgattatatatttatacacCAGGACTAGGAATATATAATAACCATATAAAGAGACGTGCAGTGACAGTAGTGACGGCTAgtcctttttcaaactgTGATATTCCTCTTTTACACCTTCTTTTGTAATAATCATGATTTGTAAACTGTCACCGACATGAATATGTCTTTCGGTAGCGGAAGTAAAAGCATCCCTGACCAATTCGATTACCTCATCAAGCGACAAGAACCGTATACTCTTTGGCTTAGTGCCTTTGGAATCTGGCTCGTATTGATTCTTAAAATTGACTTGATTGTCTAAAAATGGCATGATAATTGATGCAGCAGCACCACCAGCTCTGCACTGTTCCCTTTCGTATGACCCAACTGGGTCAAACGAGTACACAGCTCCTTTGCCGTCTTCATCAAGCCCTGCAATAATCGTGTGTACATAGTACGGAAACATTCTCTTCCCATATAGCAGATGTTGGATATTCCTAGCAGCCGACTTCAAAGTcatctttttgttgttgtgaTCAAAATGATACCACTTCAAGTTGTTCTTAAATTTCTTCACCAAAGCATCCCCATCAGCAGCAAATCCATTTGCAGAGATTAAAATATTGTCTCCACAGTCAAAAACCTTCGGCTCATTACGAGAATTAATGGAATAACCCGTAGTATGTCTAGTATCCCCTGCAATAACTGCAAAATCTTCACCAGCAATACCTAGAATGGTTCcaccattatcatcataAGGATTGAATCTGTGTTCAATGGGAACATGTTCGATCTCATTGGAATACTCAGAGCTTATTGTAGCCGTCATAATATGCACTATACCTTTTTAATAGCTCTATGTGTTGCTTCTTGACGAACGCTTTTGAATAAACATCCTTCATTCATAAAGTTTGCCACCTTTAACAATACTCATATTAAAAGTTAACGGATAATatagtcacgtgataagAATTTAATCAGCGTCAGCGTCTGTCCAGTCGgtatatttattataaattACATGTTATAGAATAGTTCTAAATCAAGAACTtgattaataataatcaaaATGGTTTTTTAGTATAAATAATGTTACATTATAAGGTCCAAAATGAGGGATACTCGTAAAAGGCTTATAAAATCATCTAGATTGCATGAATATAGTTGTACACAAAGGCGACAACATGCATAACCGTTTCAACGTTCACATGTTCATTTACTGAATGAACAGTTGACATAGTGTTAGCGGATGCAAACCCTGGTTGAAAGCGGTAGATGTTTTCCGTCAACTTCCAGTAGTTAGTCGAATCTGTACCTATATTAACGATGGAAGGTGCCACTACTAACTCACGAGTAGCATTAAATTTTAATGGTATCACGACGTCTTCGTATAGGCCTCTCAATGCGCCGACAAATTCTCCCCAAACGTCATTTTCTGGGGATACTGGAGATGGCTCCTTACCACGACCAGATATTATAATATTGCCTTTTTCTGTTGGGGCGAGTAATACGTTATCCATAACCTGTAATCCTAAATCGAACCTGTCAGCAACGTCAAGTGCCAAAACAGTATAGTAATCAATTGTATCATTAACAGTTGATTCCATGGCAAGTCTGGTATCGACATAAAACCTCACAGAATCAGGTAATGCATTTCCTTTGAAGCCGCCCTCTATTAAATTGACGGATTTCGAAGTTTTCAATAAATACTCTGCTTGTCTACCACCCTGTTGGATGATGTGTTCCATAATACGCTTCCTAGATTTGGAGTTAGACATAGCGTTCGCGTAGTCCCACTTCAAGTTCCTTGACATTGAAGTTGAGTGTTCTGCAATGCATCTGAATGCTTGTGTGGCGGGATTTTCCTCTGTAAAGAACATTGGAAGTTCTGCCTCCTCAATGCTGCGGATAAGCTGCGCCGCCATGCCGATTGCAGTGTGTTCTGGAGGTACAGAGGAATGCCCCCCAGGAGCTATTATGTTGAACCAAAGATTAAGTTGACCCTTCTCAGAAGTTGCAGGTGTGGCAATTAACACATCATCCACCTCTATGATCCCATTCATACCTTCGTCAACAATTGCATAAATACCATTCTGCCCATACCTTTTTAGTAAAAGGTCGTTTATGGCAGCTGCTCCGTATTTGCCTCCGGTCTCTTCATCGAAACCAAGGGCCACTATTACAGATCGCGTTGGCAAAAAATAAGGCTCATCAAGTAATGTCTGCTCTATAGCTTGCAATATTCCgatcatcatattcttgtCATCAAAAGAGCCACGGCCCCAAATTAATGGACCTTGTTCACTGTCATAGGATATATCACCGCTGAACGGTGGATGCTGCCACTCGTCCCATGTAGATTGGTCAACAGGCACAACATCCATGTGAGCTGAAAACAACAATGGTTCTAACTGTTGATCTAACCCATCCCATGTAATTAATAAACCATAAGTATTTACTGTTTCAACGTGTAGGTTCGACCAGATAGTAGGGAAATCATCTGCTAACTGTTGATGCATTTTCTTGAACGAGCCCCAATCAGACGCTTTAACGTTCTGCGCAGAGTCTGGCTGCCAGTATATCGTCTCAGTTGGGATTCGTACTGCATTTTGCAACTTAGACACTGTCgcattaataatatctgaATCCATTAATATTTGACCCAACCTGTCAGGCGATGCTCCGCATAACTTCTCGTAAGTTTTACACTGAAACGGAGCTGGTGGAGCTATAGTCTCTGTGCAACTTCCAAAGTTAGAAATTATAATAGCAACTATAGGAAGTATCCATTTCACACTAGGATGATTTACCTTGGTGCTGCAAAAGggatatttattatgaCTATATTGTCCTGTCATTGTGTCTTTTATACAACCATGTGCTTGTTTTACAGGAATCTACATCCATTATTAGCAAATAACAAGAGTTTGCACacaattatatatattattcctCTTggatttcaaatattgaatttattgTACACgcaattattttttgtgtttttttattagtttaAATTTTATTCAAGTAATTTGAAAGTCTTGAGATGAGAGAACATCTGCAACATCCTTCTCTACTCGTCATGTTTCATCACCAATATTATAAGCAAGATTCTATCCTGCCTATCATGAAAGGATCTCATCGTGTATTGCCATTCCTAAACCACAGATGTTTCTTTTGTGAGTCagtataaatattattattatggcGGGCCACAAGGAAACTGAAGGACGACTCGCTGAATAAGAAGGAACAGTTTCAAATTTTAGCACCAAATTTCAACCGCGAATTTTGGAATCCCATAGACTGAAAGTATTCCCCGTATATGCAACAtaattgctgctgctgcaataATGAAATGCTGAAATGCTGAAATGCTGAAATGCTGAAATGCTGAAATGCTTTTAGTAATCCATTGCACTTTCTTTATCAAGGGGTTTCCTTTTGAAGTCATCGcttaattgttttttgtcCCGTTATACAAACAAGGCCTGGTTCTCACAAACGGAAACGTTTATACGTAGATAGGGCGCAGGGAAAATAGGCCTTCATCTTCGGAGAACCgatcatcatcttcgtctATCTCCGTGCTTGAGACCCGTGTAATGCTATTTGCATCTTCTAGAACGTGCTGTGGCTCAGATAAGTTTAACTGGGAGAGTTTCAGGGTGTCGTTGTAAGATTGGTAGATGTAATGGTAGGGTGCTGTGTTTGTactgttttcttcttcctcctcttccgATGAGCATGCATAGTAATATAGGTAGTCAGTGTCAGCGCATTCGGCATTATCTCCTTGCTGCTTGTGAAATTCGCCATTCCTAAACTCTGATTCAGCATCAGACTCAGAGTCAGATTCACTTGAGGAACCAAATTCCGAATCCGAATCCGAATCAAATCCGGAATCCTTTTCACAATGTTCCACCTCATAGGCCTGTGTGTCGTCGGTTGAGTGAGCTGCTGAAACGAAGATCTTCCTGTTGCCGAGAGCCTCTGTAACACGATCCAACAGGTTAGCGTGGCCTACAAGTACTCTCAAATCATAATCCCGTCCTTTGCATTGTGCCGCAAATAACAACTTGCTTCTGGCCTTATTGGCTAAAATATACTGTTCTGATGGTGTTAGCTGTTTCATCGATACTGCGGGCTTCCTGATGCCTCTGTGGCTATACTCTCTTGTATACTCTCTTGTATGCTCTTTATTGAGAGAGCTAGAtacaatattatatatatatgcatatatataataatatataatatatatatatgcgCTGGACACAAACAGCGTGTAACAATAGTCGTTGGCCGGCAAACCAAGCTTATCACTGCAGTCAAATTCTTACAAAGGAAAAACATGGGCTGTGGGTTATGTCTACACTCTGCGCATTGTTCGCTGACAAACCAAATCGAttttgcagcagcaacccCCTCCCAACCCCCTACGCACCAACAATCCCAAATGTCGCCTTCTTATACTCGCCGACGTTGAGACTCTAAGAcaattttaattgattGGCAACTACGCTATAGATTGTATGCCCACCCCTCAGCAGTACTGCACGGCAATCTAAGTATGTAAATGAGTCCTGATGGCCTTTTCAAGAAAACGGGCAACTAACAGCGCAACATGTGGATATATGTACATGTTAGCGAGCTCACCTCAGCCTCTCTCTACCTTATGATCGCCGTCTAGTTTCCTTTGTAACATAGGTTGCCCTTAACCGGTCTGGTGGTAATTCAAAATGCTTATATAATAATGGCGAAAACGTTTTTGTTCCATGTCAGAAATTAGACATTTTCTTAAATTGGACAGATTATAAAACGGCATTGTCGTGGATGACGAACCAATAGGATCTTGCTATTTCTTGAATCCCTACACCACATACATTGTTTAACGAATGCAATTTTTGTCGTTTTTTCGTTCTCATTCCTGGCTTGTAATGAGTGCCAACTACATCGGTGACAAGCTTAAGCAGAAGGCCAAAAGTGGTGAACGTCTAGTCGGCTATTCTATCCCAATATAGGTTTGAAGGTTATTTGCTATAGGCTGTTTTAAATCTTTCTAAACCAGTTGGTTGTATCTATATTGTCTTTCAGACTGATAATTAGCCAATTCCAGATAGAATGTTGAGATCGATTTCTAGATCTTCGTTGTTGAGAAGGTCTATTGCCACTCAAGCAGCTCCCAGGGCGGAGATTACAGAATTGTCAAATGGTCTAGTTGTTGCTACAGAGCCAAACTCCAATGCTTCGACTGTATCTGTTGgtattgtttttggttCAGGTGCTTCTTCAGAAAATCCATACAACAATGGTGTGTCTAATTTGGCGACTTCGACATTTAGATCCGTTCACGCCCATGATGCGATGAAACACGGGTTTTCATTGTCTTCTGTTGTTGATAAAGAGTATCAATCGTATATTGTGAATTCTGTTCCTACCAATGCTTCCAAAGCGTTGGAATTTTTACAGTCTAAGCTGTTAGCTCCTATTTCTGAGTCTGCGTTCCAACAAGTGAAGACTGACACTTTAAATAAGGTGGCtgcttttgaagaaaatgatcaTGCTGAGCGTGTTATGGAACACTTGCACGCTACTGCCTTCCAGAACACACCTTTATCTTTGCCAAAGAGAGGTACTGTCGAAAGTTTAGCTGATTTAGAAAAAGTAGATCTCGAGTCCTTTGCCAAGAACCATTTTATTGCTTCCaatgctgttgttgttgccTCTGGTAATATTTCACACGACGACGTGCTCAAGTCTGTTGAATCCCTAGTCCGTTTGCCTTCTGGATCCAAGCCAgtaaacaaaaagaaatcttCCTTTTTGGGTTCTGAAGTTAGAATGAGAGATGATACCCTCCCAAAGGCGTGGATTTCTTTGGCAGCTGAAGGTGAAGCATTTAATTCTCCACACTACTATGTTGCTCAAGTTGCTGCACAAATATTTGGTTCCTACGTAGCCCATGAACCTTCTTCTAACTTACAAGGTATCAAGTTATTGGACACAGTCAGAGAATGGCATTTAGCAGACTCCTTCAACCACTTTTCTACATCTTACAAAGATTCTGGTTTGTGGGGTTTCTCTACTGTTATTTCCAACATTCACCAAATTGACGATTTGATGCACTTCACGTTAAAGCAATGGAACAGATTGTCCATATCCATCACGGACACTGAAGTGGCTCGTGGTAAGGCcttgttgaagttgaacTTGGCCAATGCTGAATCAGACACTGCTACTGTCGCAACTATATTGGGTGCTCAAACTTTGGCTTTTGGTGCCAAGCCGCCCTTGTCTGAAGTATTTGCCAAAATTGATGCCATCACTTCAAAGGATATCAAGAATTGGGCCGGTGAAAAATTGTGGGATCAAGATATTGCCATTGCAGGGACTGGTCAAATCGAAGGCTTGCTAGACTACATGAGAATGAGGAACGGTATGTCTATGATGAGATGGTAATTATTTTTACCCCCGCTCCGccatttttttgaatatatatctatattcTCTTCATTACTCCACTATTTCCATATTTATGAAACTTTCATGAactcaaaagaaaaatatcaacatttttttaaactcTACCATCActttctattattattcctAGTCCACGTCATTTCACCATCAATTGAATATTATCTAAAATTACGTTTACCGAAGATGTACAAACCTTCAAGAGGTTAACTATTAGAATACAAAGagtatatttttaatatatacttaAACACCGGCAGGTACCCACTATCGCCgtattatttattattattgtatTTAATAACTTTTGTTATTTATTAAATTCCTCTTGATGCTTGTATGCaattataaaacaaaaaattacatatatttattataaattACAGAATTGGATACCAATAACACAATTAAGTGGTTGAGTGTGACGCTATGTAGagttaatattttttgggTCTATTTTGAAGTGGACTATCTGCGTGCGCTATCGCAGTCATTTTGGTTGTCGTCTCGGATATATCCGATGGAGACACAAGAGGGGAAACTTGTTTATCTGACTTTGAAGCATCGAGAACGGCAGAAGAGTTACCATCAATAACCTGCGGTATTGGCGCTAAGGAATCTGATGGTGCTGTTGCGAGTTTTTCCGGGATCGAGGATTCATCTACGAGAGGTGAGCTCACAAATAAACCGTCTTCTAATTTCagttttgatctttttgGCGTTATAGCGTCATTCTGTACTACTTCTTGTACCTTAGGATAAGCATCAGTGTTTTGAAAGTTGAACTCATCGAGATCGGTGGTAGTTCTCTTCTTTGTGCCCAAATCATTAACGTGCACATTCTTATCTTGCATAGATATATCACCATCAGCAGTAACATTATGCATAACCATGTTTTCTTGCTCATCACCTTCAGACGACGCGGCTCCATTTCCAACTCCGTTGGAATTGTGTACATACTCTCTCTCGGATTCCTGCTCACTGcgttcttcatcttcatcttcatcatcttcatcctcacTAGTTGAATCCTCGTCTTCTACATaatcctcatcctcatcctcgTTTTCATCTTCTCCACCTCCTTCATAATATTCTTGGATTATAATATCCCTATCCTCACCatcctcatcgtcatcatcgtcataaCCAAAATTCACCGAAACAATAGACTCTatcttttcaataaattgTTTCAAATCATCTGTATCACCAGAATCTAACCATGGTATTTTAGAAATAGATATATCTTCACTTGAATTCTTCTGATCACTAACTCCATTCATATTTTCATTACTTGTTCCATTACCATTCACACCATTGTGTGATGCCATGGGCACGCCATAGTTCTTGCACCATCCACTTCTTACCATACATGACTTCTCTATCGCGTTTACAAACTTTGTCAGTTCtgaagatttgaaataCTTCAACGGATCATAACATAGTTCACATATTCTTTGTATTGTAAAAGGAAATATGTTCTTCTCTGCAAAATGTTTGTTCATGTACTCAACAATAATTCGCAACCTATTCATATCATCTCTCACCTGCAAGTCGTCATTGCCATCATTCACAAATATATCATGCGGTATAGTAATCGACATGTGTTCTAATAACTGCGGCAAAAACTCTTTTGCTGGTGTTGTCTGGAACCACGAAGAATCATGATCGATGACTATCTGTGTTAAATTCTCATAAAGTTCTTCAGATTTGATTCCCATCATATTGCAGAGAAAAGGCCCCCCTAGATAGTATCTGGGATAAAAACGCTCCACCGATAACTTGTAACACGGGTCCCAATACCAAGTCTGTGTATACTAATTATTAGTTCTTGTTTATCTATGTGTCTAACGTAAGTAagcttttttttgttcccATTAAGCCCATCGGGCACAACGCCATGCAATgatatatgatgatgcaTATAATAAACGAAAGGAAAACCGAAGGATCTGATCCCCTCAACTAACTGCTAAATGATGCTGAGAACTTTTTGGAACGCTAGAACCG
Protein-coding sequences here:
- the ERD2 gene encoding Erd2p (similar to Ashbya gossypii AGL323C), with amino-acid sequence MTNIFRLGGDLSHLASILILINTITKTKSVDGISLKTQVLYVLVFITRYIDLFTKWYSFYNTMMKIFFITSSIYVVFVIKQSKRTNPVGFQNMITRDTFKIRFLIGFAALMALLFHRKFSIVELFWSFSMWLESVAILPQLFMLSKAGKADTLTTHYIFALGLYRTLYIPNWIWRYFAENRYDKLSIVTGILQTLVYSDFFYIYYKKVIKEGTGFELPV
- the PRE7 gene encoding proteasome core particle subunit beta 6 (similar to Ashbya gossypii AGL324W); this encodes MTATISSEYSNEIEHVPIEHRFNPYDDNGGTILGIAGEDFAVIAGDTRHTTGYSINSRNEPKVFDCGDNILISANGFAADGDALVKKFKNNLKWYHFDHNNKKMTLKSAARNIQHLLYGKRMFPYYVHTIIAGLDEDGKGAVYSFDPVGSYEREQCRAGGAAASIIMPFLDNQVNFKNQYEPDSKGTKPKSIRFLSLDEVIELVRDAFTSATERHIHVGDSLQIMIITKEGVKEEYHSLKKD
- a CDS encoding M20 family metallopeptidase (similar to Ashbya gossypii AGL325W), with product MTGQYSHNKYPFCSTKVNHPSVKWILPIVAIIISNFGSCTETIAPPAPFQCKTYEKLCGASPDRLGQILMDSDIINATVSKLQNAVRIPTETIYWQPDSAQNVKASDWGSFKKMHQQLADDFPTIWSNLHVETVNTYGLLITWDGLDQQLEPLLFSAHMDVVPVDQSTWDEWQHPPFSGDISYDSEQGPLIWGRGSFDDKNMMIGILQAIEQTLLDEPYFLPTRSVIVALGFDEETGGKYGAAAINDLLLKRYGQNGIYAIVDEGMNGIIEVDDVLIATPATSEKGQLNLWFNIIAPGGHSSVPPEHTAIGMAAQLIRSIEEAELPMFFTEENPATQAFRCIAEHSTSMSRNLKWDYANAMSNSKSRKRIMEHIIQQGGRQAEYLLKTSKSVNLIEGGFKGNALPDSVRFYVDTRLAMESTVNDTIDYYTVLALDVADRFDLGLQVMDNVLLAPTEKGNIIISGRGKEPSPVSPENDVWGEFVGALRGLYEDVVIPLKFNATRELVVAPSIVNIGTDSTNYWKLTENIYRFQPGFASANTMSTVHSVNEHVNVETVMHVVAFVYNYIHAI
- the ECM13 gene encoding Ecm13p (similar to Ashbya gossypii AGL327W); its protein translation is MKQLTPSEQYILANKARSKLLFAAQCKGRDYDLRVLVGHANLLDRVTEALGNRKIFVSAAHSTDDTQAYEVEHCEKDSGFDSDSDSEFGSSSESDSESDAESEFRNGEFHKQQGDNAECADTDYLYYYACSSEEEEEENSTNTAPYHYIYQSYNDTLKLSQLNLSEPQHVLEDANSITRVSSTEIDEDDDRFSEDEGLFSLRPIYV
- the COR1 gene encoding ubiquinol--cytochrome-c reductase subunit COR1 (similar to Ashbya gossypii ABR146W), with product MLRSISRSSLLRRSIATQAAPRAEITELSNGLVVATEPNSNASTVSVGIVFGSGASSENPYNNGVSNLATSTFRSVHAHDAMKHGFSLSSVVDKEYQSYIVNSVPTNASKALEFLQSKLLAPISESAFQQVKTDTLNKVAAFEENDHAERVMEHLHATAFQNTPLSLPKRGTVESLADLEKVDLESFAKNHFIASNAVVVASGNISHDDVLKSVESLVRLPSGSKPVNKKKSSFLGSEVRMRDDTLPKAWISLAAEGEAFNSPHYYVAQVAAQIFGSYVAHEPSSNLQGIKLLDTVREWHLADSFNHFSTSYKDSGLWGFSTVISNIHQIDDLMHFTLKQWNRLSISITDTEVARGKALLKLNLANAESDTATVATILGAQTLAFGAKPPLSEVFAKIDAITSKDIKNWAGEKLWDQDIAIAGTGQIEGLLDYMRMRNGMSMMRW
- the PSY4 gene encoding Psy4p (similar to Ashbya gossypii ABR147C), translated to MGIKSEELYENLTQIVIDHDSSWFQTTPAKEFLPQLLEHMSITIPHDIFVNDGNDDLQVRDDMNRLRIIVEYMNKHFAEKNIFPFTIQRICELCYDPLKYFKSSELTKFVNAIEKSCMVRSGWCKNYGVPMASHNGVNGNGTSNENMNGVSDQKNSSEDISISKIPWLDSGDTDDLKQFIEKIESIVSVNFGYDDDDDEDGEDRDIIIQEYYEGGGEDENEDEDEDYVEDEDSTSEDEDDEDEDEERSEQESEREYVHNSNGVGNGAASSEGDEQENMVMHNVTADGDISMQDKNVHVNDLGTKKRTTTDLDEFNFQNTDAYPKVQEVVQNDAITPKRSKLKLEDGLFVSSPLVDESSIPEKLATAPSDSLAPIPQVIDGNSSAVLDASKSDKQVSPLVSPSDISETTTKMTAIAHADSPLQNRPKKY